From Spiroplasma eriocheiris, the proteins below share one genomic window:
- a CDS encoding AAA family ATPase, whose translation MSVKNNLDKLKNQIGIKRCIIVEGNINDIYENNNGYVSLKERIKTLLKEKGFHDIFTWDRIDGLAGGNVKSLTLVEDEKKDHSQEGEAYEFGKELINNQNEQTNQQTGQFTSLAEFFAIVRKNMLGNSPKKVAFIADSSDYLFSNEQSLSEDERVNLISLSKAFKDKKFDQSEIIDFDTSLIFITNNIGKLPTSFYLHNPDVSTITLAKPNREEREKFILTNKNFFKISEDLNQDILKLQDIYDTMEGWTLKEVYQLIKYSNNINERLPFEKLLNSYQYGDKVSPWEEMNYQKLATIEDELRKRVIGQDHAIEKVKKVVYKAFTGLSGVQYSAKRTKPKGTLFFVGPTGVGKTELAKALAKFLFGDEKNCIRFDMSEYNQEASDQKLIGAPPGYVGYEEGGQLTNAIKEKPFSVLLFDEIEKAHPRILDKFLQILEDGRLTDNKGQTVSFSDSFIIFTSNIGASEVDDHQPFDQIQKEFIQKVSDHFRTELKRPELLGRIGNNIVPFNFIKDTAFKAKLIAHKLKPIQLAVKEKYKVNLEFGELEKILTIIMSDADDKKGGRDLLNSIEKHIVDGLSEFIFTNQANFRVNQTIIAEPQGSVINYTIKN comes from the coding sequence ATGAGTGTTAAAAATAACTTAGATAAATTAAAAAACCAAATTGGAATTAAACGTTGTATTATTGTTGAAGGAAATATCAATGACATTTATGAAAATAATAATGGTTATGTTAGTTTAAAAGAACGGATTAAAACATTGCTAAAAGAAAAAGGCTTTCATGATATTTTTACTTGGGATCGCATTGATGGATTAGCCGGAGGAAATGTGAAAAGTCTAACATTAGTTGAAGATGAGAAAAAGGACCATTCGCAAGAAGGCGAAGCATATGAGTTTGGTAAAGAATTAATTAATAACCAAAATGAACAAACAAATCAACAAACAGGACAATTTACTTCTTTAGCGGAATTTTTTGCAATTGTGCGGAAAAATATGCTTGGGAATAGCCCTAAAAAAGTTGCTTTTATTGCTGATAGTTCAGATTATTTATTTTCAAATGAGCAAAGTTTAAGTGAAGATGAACGGGTTAACTTAATTTCCCTAAGCAAAGCTTTTAAAGATAAGAAGTTTGATCAGTCAGAAATCATTGATTTTGATACTTCGCTAATTTTTATTACAAATAATATTGGAAAACTACCAACATCGTTTTATCTTCATAATCCGGATGTTAGTACCATTACATTAGCAAAACCAAATCGCGAAGAGCGTGAAAAGTTTATTTTAACTAATAAAAATTTCTTTAAAATTAGTGAAGATTTAAACCAAGATATCTTAAAATTACAAGATATTTACGATACAATGGAAGGGTGAACTCTGAAAGAAGTTTACCAACTGATTAAATACTCAAATAATATCAATGAACGGTTGCCGTTTGAAAAGTTATTAAATTCTTATCAATATGGGGATAAAGTTTCACCGTGAGAAGAAATGAACTATCAAAAATTAGCAACAATTGAAGATGAACTACGGAAAAGAGTTATTGGTCAGGACCATGCGATTGAAAAAGTTAAAAAAGTTGTTTATAAAGCATTTACCGGTTTATCGGGTGTGCAATATTCAGCGAAACGAACTAAACCCAAGGGAACTTTATTCTTTGTCGGGCCAACAGGAGTTGGGAAAACAGAATTAGCAAAAGCGTTAGCAAAATTTCTCTTTGGGGATGAAAAAAATTGTATTCGCTTTGATATGTCAGAATATAACCAGGAAGCAAGTGACCAAAAATTAATTGGGGCCCCACCAGGTTATGTTGGTTATGAAGAAGGGGGACAATTAACAAATGCTATTAAAGAAAAGCCATTTAGTGTTCTTTTATTTGATGAAATTGAAAAAGCTCATCCCCGAATTTTAGATAAATTTTTACAAATTTTAGAAGATGGGCGGTTAACGGATAATAAAGGCCAAACTGTTAGTTTTTCTGATTCATTTATAATTTTTACTTCTAACATTGGGGCTAGTGAAGTTGATGACCACCAACCATTTGATCAGATTCAAAAAGAATTTATTCAAAAGGTTTCTGATCATTTTCGTACCGAATTGAAACGCCCAGAATTATTAGGAAGAATTGGTAATAACATTGTACCGTTTAACTTTATTAAAGACACTGCTTTCAAAGCAAAATTAATTGCCCATAAATTAAAACCAATTCAATTAGCTGTTAAAGAAAAATATAAAGTTAATTTAGAATTTGGAGAATTAGAAAAAATCTTAACCATTATCATGAGTGATGCTGATGATAAAAAAGGTGGTCGGGATTTATTAAACAGTATTGAAAAACATATTGTTGATGGCTTAAGTGAATTTATTTTTACTAACCAAGCGAATTTTCGAGTAAACCAAACAATTATTGCTGAGCCACAAGGATCAGTAATTAACTACACAATTAAAAATTAA
- a CDS encoding 4Fe-4S single cluster domain-containing protein, whose amino-acid sequence MSKNLINFNRFVSFTTIEGPGNRFALWMQGCILNCKGCSNQEMIPLINKNVMEVKELFKAVLDAKIRFNIEGITILGGEPFIQPRALLELVQLCKAHNLTVIIFSGYVYEVLQKKYPAILEFVDILIDGPFLINKLDKKRRLIGSTNQRVLKLSPVYADDNYFEQNIIEAEFTVQENSLIINGDGAHLVNDNIEEE is encoded by the coding sequence ATGTCTAAAAATCTTATTAATTTTAATCGCTTTGTTTCATTCACTACCATTGAAGGTCCCGGCAATAGATTTGCTTTATGAATGCAAGGATGCATTCTTAATTGTAAGGGGTGTAGCAATCAAGAAATGATTCCCTTGATTAATAAAAATGTAATGGAAGTAAAGGAATTGTTTAAAGCAGTTCTTGATGCTAAAATTAGATTCAATATTGAAGGAATTACGATTCTTGGTGGTGAACCATTTATTCAACCCCGTGCCTTATTAGAATTAGTGCAATTGTGTAAAGCTCATAACTTAACAGTAATTATTTTTTCTGGTTATGTCTATGAAGTTTTACAAAAAAAATACCCGGCGATTTTGGAATTTGTGGATATTTTAATTGATGGACCATTTTTAATTAATAAACTAGATAAAAAAAGAAGATTAATTGGTTCAACTAACCAACGGGTGTTAAAATTATCGCCGGTTTATGCAGATGATAATTATTTTGAACAAAATATTATTGAAGCCGAATTCACTGTTCAGGAAAATAGTTTAATTATTAATGGTGATGGCGCGCACTTAGTAAATGATAATATAGAGGAGGAATAG
- the rpsI gene encoding 30S ribosomal protein S9, protein MAKKQEVIYRGTGRRKSSIAQVVLTPGKGNVIVNGKPALEFFPYATLVQDLEQPLEITGVKSDFDINVKVSGGGFTGQAGATRLGIARALIEASQDYKTLLRHAGMLTRDARIKERKKYGLRGARRAPQYSKR, encoded by the coding sequence ATGGCAAAAAAACAAGAAGTTATATATCGTGGAACTGGGCGTCGAAAATCATCAATCGCTCAAGTTGTTTTAACTCCTGGTAAAGGTAATGTGATTGTGAATGGAAAACCAGCTTTGGAATTCTTTCCATATGCTACTTTGGTACAAGACTTAGAACAACCTTTAGAAATTACAGGAGTAAAATCTGACTTTGATATTAATGTTAAAGTTTCTGGTGGAGGATTTACTGGACAAGCAGGAGCTACTAGACTAGGGATCGCAAGAGCCTTAATTGAAGCTTCACAAGATTATAAAACCCTTTTAAGACATGCTGGGATGCTAACTCGCGATGCTCGGATTAAAGAACGTAAAAAATATGGTTTACGAGGAGCTAGAAGAGCACCACAATACTCAAAAAGATAG
- the tpx gene encoding thiol peroxidase, with protein MGAFKLEGNVFDHIKQDIIKVDDKLEFKATNGDMTDFNINDVKSDYKVISVIPSIDTSVCYTQTVKFNKDIKDYPHARLITISRDLPFAQERSCESFRDKDHCLVSDYNYRDFGNKTGLVFNATQILPRAVLILDKDNIVQYIEVVNPVGNEPDYNKVYEFLKNHA; from the coding sequence ATGGGAGCATTCAAATTAGAAGGTAATGTGTTTGACCACATTAAACAAGATATTATTAAAGTTGATGACAAATTAGAATTCAAAGCAACAAATGGTGATATGACAGATTTTAATATTAACGATGTAAAAAGTGACTACAAAGTAATTTCTGTTATTCCAAGTATTGACACAAGTGTTTGTTATACGCAAACAGTAAAATTTAATAAGGATATCAAAGATTATCCCCACGCCCGATTAATTACAATTTCACGGGACTTACCATTTGCTCAAGAAAGAAGTTGTGAATCATTCCGTGATAAAGATCATTGTTTAGTATCAGATTACAATTATCGTGATTTTGGGAACAAAACAGGGTTAGTCTTTAATGCTACGCAAATCTTGCCCCGGGCAGTATTAATTTTAGACAAAGATAATATTGTTCAATACATTGAGGTTGTTAACCCGGTTGGTAACGAGCCAGACTATAACAAAGTATATGAATTCTTAAAAAACCATGCCTAA
- a CDS encoding AAA domain-containing protein translates to MVDNEFLIKGDRFNGKNLLLNWYFLTNSKSKFNDEDVKNLHLKNINTVNELYNFFKTHTCIADFFICLINDKAKIKKDKKGSEKELFDILVRFKSITFVDDLLDPNLSLTILGDINPEIGVINVKNIFLTAMEKTKQDFETPGEGVVLEIADNFNLNEAKTRTILDSNVMANMKFLISTFQEEKTEWLQYLQFQTQDLEYKRSNSCLYLDSKLMEYVKIPKTVPNFEKYHDAKFSANNFWYVPKNIFIKNNIKLNPNNYEEIIIANLTLFVADQEKYRCLKSLQNLSVAPLNLNRSYKKDNPLTLMEFSYNDSFAQDSNDIIDLGFNINTTQHINDSLTPALILEKLWNIYLNENNIDKPNGEQQEISQLLKTHLKDYQPINAYYELQNEEELSLPELNNQFPQYGYLTYVGKGDSTLIRRSSVILEKISKNDVANPYLINYIFNIEDVKIKNQNHLLTINDLTFASNNLNEEQKLAIVKTLNSQDIFLLQGPPGTGKTEFIAELVYQYAMLGKKILVSSQNHTAIDNVLMRLYKTPQIAPLRLTGEEVRKKNKFTDFNPDKLIFNHYRFIYTHLLQKYLAKWNALDYDYENQKLELQKLKTNAKMLTQEIAEAEKLKVKLAELTKLRDDIINNELITKNKNKKLIIEINNINNIFEMLNDYNWSGVINPNSEVGELFKKHFGVIIQEKLGTEFDSSFSIQSTYQKIIQTTNSNNKLITIKEQELFELKNINKENRDDDWLVKFTTVYQELNDLKAVDHKQEVDITQYEYAISAFQNDLEMLKVIYENRLHNLQESNNGTTIAQYDQEISYLADEVKVLDQKVVGLKIEIENLVQSINNIFNMQLTIKDIAATISDIDQAINEIDLNIKNIVNEKNQKNNFVNNLINFLDNNYRIGEFLDQENINSNKFTSFMERDTVSYANQFLQNNVNVVAMTATANQSYAQSKNKVLQDYNISDIDIKKFAFDVVIIDEVSKLTPMEVFMPLVYGKAVVLVGDYRQLPPIMPYREEDIAKINTVYQEHYSYHDFNELLTNSMFKKLVAKCDDSVKGILTKQYRSHEDIMRVVNVFYENQLQLGDSENQNNLKQHYIKVNNKKGLTIFEPRKAVYWIDSTKDATNTNIVYEQGESGSTSLFNWLEIELTVKTLLLIEEGYNNQEIKLAKKPKVAVISFYGLHVKKLRRAISNLKFKNIIVEVSTVDDYQGRETEIVIVNTVRNPKNQEKANKEFIKKYERLNVAFSRAKNMLVIIGAINFFAHIEVEIPTIANPEITKMVKAYYEIIKIIDEYGTVFNANDILD, encoded by the coding sequence ATGGTGGACAATGAGTTTTTAATTAAAGGTGATCGGTTTAACGGGAAAAATCTTTTATTAAATTGATACTTTCTTACCAACAGTAAAAGTAAGTTTAACGATGAGGATGTTAAAAACTTACATTTAAAAAATATTAATACTGTTAATGAACTATATAATTTTTTTAAAACGCATACTTGTATTGCTGATTTTTTTATTTGTTTAATTAATGATAAAGCTAAAATTAAAAAGGATAAAAAAGGCAGTGAAAAAGAACTCTTTGATATTTTAGTACGTTTTAAATCAATTACTTTTGTTGATGATTTATTAGATCCTAATTTATCGTTAACAATTTTAGGAGATATTAACCCGGAAATTGGAGTTATTAATGTAAAAAATATTTTTTTAACTGCGATGGAAAAAACTAAACAAGACTTTGAAACTCCCGGAGAAGGAGTTGTCTTAGAAATTGCTGATAATTTTAATCTTAACGAAGCAAAAACTCGTACCATTCTTGATTCAAATGTAATGGCTAATATGAAATTTTTAATTTCAACTTTTCAAGAAGAAAAAACTGAATGGTTGCAATATTTACAATTTCAGACCCAAGATTTAGAATATAAGCGAAGTAATTCTTGTCTATATCTTGATAGTAAATTAATGGAATATGTTAAGATTCCCAAAACAGTGCCTAATTTTGAAAAATACCATGATGCAAAGTTTAGTGCTAATAACTTTTGATATGTTCCAAAAAATATTTTTATAAAAAATAATATTAAATTAAACCCAAATAATTATGAAGAAATTATTATTGCAAATTTAACCTTGTTTGTCGCTGATCAAGAAAAATATCGTTGTTTAAAATCATTACAAAATTTAAGTGTCGCTCCGCTCAATTTAAACCGTTCTTATAAAAAAGACAACCCATTAACTTTGATGGAATTTAGTTATAATGATAGTTTTGCCCAAGATTCAAATGATATTATTGATTTAGGTTTTAATATCAATACAACGCAACATATTAATGATAGTTTAACTCCTGCACTTATTTTAGAAAAATTATGAAATATTTATCTTAATGAAAATAATATTGATAAACCAAATGGTGAACAGCAGGAAATTTCTCAATTATTAAAAACGCATTTAAAAGATTATCAGCCAATTAATGCATATTATGAATTACAAAACGAAGAAGAATTATCGCTCCCGGAACTCAATAACCAATTTCCCCAGTATGGTTATTTAACATATGTTGGGAAAGGTGACTCAACATTAATTCGCCGGAGTTCTGTAATTTTAGAAAAAATTAGTAAAAATGATGTGGCTAATCCTTATCTAATTAATTATATTTTTAATATTGAAGATGTTAAAATTAAAAATCAAAATCATTTATTAACAATTAATGATTTAACTTTTGCTTCGAATAATTTAAATGAAGAACAAAAATTAGCAATTGTTAAAACCCTAAATTCCCAAGATATCTTTTTATTACAAGGTCCACCGGGAACTGGAAAAACTGAATTTATTGCGGAATTAGTTTATCAATATGCAATGTTAGGAAAAAAAATATTAGTATCCTCACAAAACCATACTGCTATTGATAATGTTTTAATGCGATTGTATAAAACACCCCAAATTGCTCCGCTCCGGCTAACGGGAGAAGAAGTTCGTAAGAAAAATAAATTTACTGATTTTAATCCGGATAAATTAATTTTTAACCACTATCGTTTTATTTATACTCATTTATTACAAAAGTATCTAGCAAAATGAAATGCGCTTGATTATGATTATGAAAATCAAAAATTAGAATTACAAAAATTAAAAACAAATGCCAAAATGTTAACACAAGAAATTGCTGAAGCCGAGAAATTAAAAGTTAAGTTAGCAGAATTAACAAAATTAAGGGACGACATAATTAATAATGAATTAATTACAAAAAATAAAAATAAGAAACTTATTATTGAAATAAATAATATCAATAATATTTTTGAGATGTTAAATGATTATAACTGGTCAGGAGTTATTAATCCAAATTCAGAAGTTGGTGAATTATTTAAAAAACATTTTGGTGTAATTATCCAGGAGAAACTAGGAACGGAATTTGATTCTTCATTTTCAATTCAGAGCACATATCAAAAAATCATTCAAACTACAAATAGTAATAATAAATTAATTACAATTAAAGAGCAAGAACTTTTTGAGTTAAAAAATATTAACAAAGAAAATCGCGATGATGATTGACTAGTTAAATTTACGACAGTATACCAAGAACTAAATGATTTAAAGGCAGTTGATCATAAACAAGAAGTTGATATCACACAATATGAATATGCAATTAGTGCTTTTCAAAATGATTTAGAAATGCTAAAAGTAATTTATGAAAACCGCTTGCATAATTTACAAGAATCAAATAATGGTACTACAATTGCTCAATATGATCAGGAGATTTCTTATTTAGCTGATGAAGTTAAAGTATTAGACCAAAAAGTGGTAGGTTTAAAAATTGAAATTGAAAATCTAGTGCAAAGTATTAACAATATTTTTAATATGCAGTTAACTATTAAAGACATTGCAGCAACTATTAGTGACATTGACCAAGCAATTAATGAAATTGATCTTAACATTAAAAATATTGTTAATGAAAAAAATCAAAAAAATAATTTTGTGAATAATTTAATTAATTTTTTAGATAATAATTATCGAATTGGCGAGTTTTTAGATCAGGAAAATATTAACAGTAACAAATTTACTTCTTTTATGGAACGAGACACAGTTTCATATGCTAACCAATTTTTGCAAAATAATGTTAATGTGGTTGCAATGACAGCAACGGCTAACCAATCTTATGCCCAAAGTAAAAATAAAGTTTTACAAGATTATAATATTAGTGATATTGATATTAAAAAATTTGCATTTGATGTTGTAATTATTGATGAAGTAAGTAAGTTAACCCCGATGGAAGTTTTTATGCCCTTAGTGTATGGTAAGGCAGTTGTCTTAGTTGGCGACTATCGCCAGTTACCTCCAATTATGCCTTATCGTGAAGAAGACATTGCAAAAATAAATACTGTTTATCAAGAACATTATAGTTATCATGATTTTAATGAGTTATTAACTAATTCAATGTTTAAAAAATTAGTTGCTAAGTGTGATGATTCTGTAAAAGGAATTTTAACAAAACAATATCGTAGTCATGAGGATATTATGCGAGTGGTCAATGTCTTTTATGAAAATCAATTACAATTAGGTGACTCCGAAAATCAAAATAATTTAAAACAACATTATATTAAAGTTAACAATAAAAAAGGGTTAACTATTTTTGAACCGCGCAAAGCAGTGTATTGAATTGATTCAACAAAAGATGCAACTAATACTAACATAGTTTACGAACAAGGTGAATCAGGAAGTACTAGTTTATTCAATTGGTTAGAAATTGAACTAACCGTAAAAACTTTATTATTAATTGAAGAAGGCTATAATAACCAAGAAATAAAGTTAGCTAAAAAACCTAAAGTAGCTGTTATTAGTTTTTATGGTCTCCATGTTAAAAAATTACGTCGTGCAATTAGTAATTTAAAATTTAAAAATATTATTGTTGAGGTTTCAACAGTTGATGATTACCAAGGGCGCGAAACCGAAATTGTGATTGTTAATACTGTTCGTAATCCGAAAAACCAAGAAAAAGCGAATAAAGAATTTATTAAAAAATATGAGCGGTTAAATGTTGCTTTTTCGCGGGCAAAAAATATGTTAGTAATTATTGGAGCCATTAATTTCTTTGCTCATATTGAAGTGGAAATCCCAACCATTGCAAATCCTGAAATTACCAAAATGGTAAAAGCATACTATGAAATTATCAAAATCATTGATGAATATGGAACAGTTTTCAACGCGAATGACATCTTAGATTAA
- a CDS encoding HIT family protein, giving the protein MLKKDCLFCRIINGEVPSSKVYENEYVYAFLDIFPNSDGHTLVIPKSHSDYFSDTEDLYLAEVAKASKLIANRIYDTLKPKGINYIINEKEEAFQQVFHYHMHVIPKYHRQEGYNFNINPNDDLTSLDEIKNKIAIK; this is encoded by the coding sequence ATGTTAAAAAAAGATTGTTTGTTCTGTCGAATTATTAACGGGGAGGTTCCTAGTAGTAAAGTTTATGAAAATGAATATGTTTATGCATTTTTAGACATTTTTCCAAATAGCGACGGTCATACTTTGGTAATCCCTAAATCACATTCGGATTACTTTAGCGACACCGAAGATTTGTATTTAGCAGAAGTTGCCAAAGCTTCGAAATTAATTGCTAATCGCATTTATGATACTTTAAAACCAAAAGGAATTAACTATATTATTAATGAAAAAGAAGAAGCTTTTCAACAAGTTTTCCACTATCATATGCATGTGATTCCCAAGTATCATCGCCAGGAAGGATATAATTTCAATATTAATCCCAATGATGATTTAACTAGTTTAGATGAAATTAAAAATAAAATTGCCATCAAATAA
- the nagA gene encoding N-acetylglucosamine-6-phosphate deacetylase, whose protein sequence is MILKNAKIVLINEIIEKGWIEVDGNLIKSVNKGETNQDGYDLQGLIVMPGFIECHVHGGYGHDFEEGTIAGFNEFAKKIAQEGVTKFCQGTVTGSVEKVTKLMEVYGEYMTKHNKGAKALQIGAHLEGPFISHEFKGAHEEALLIKPDIKVMQQFIDASKNNIRIVTYAPELQDGSFTTFLLKNKIIPSMGHSAASFEQVTTEVGRGANHFTHLHNGMSRYEHRKPGMINAGLFYDEILCELITDGIHNHPDTIREAYKIKGADHLCIITDAMIAKGLADGPYKLGNLDVIKKGQTVTLLNGTLAGAAATYDFSVRNMYNFTKCSLIDLIKMTSINVAKQLGIYDQTGSIQPNKLADLVVVDNDLNVKMTISEGEIAYNNL, encoded by the coding sequence ATGATTTTAAAAAACGCAAAAATAGTATTAATCAATGAAATTATTGAAAAAGGATGAATTGAAGTTGACGGTAACTTAATTAAATCAGTCAATAAAGGAGAAACTAACCAAGATGGCTATGACTTACAAGGACTAATTGTGATGCCTGGATTTATTGAATGTCATGTCCACGGTGGTTATGGTCATGATTTTGAAGAAGGCACAATTGCTGGATTTAATGAGTTTGCCAAAAAAATTGCACAAGAAGGAGTAACAAAGTTTTGCCAAGGAACAGTTACCGGGTCTGTTGAAAAAGTAACTAAGTTAATGGAAGTCTATGGTGAATATATGACTAAGCATAATAAAGGGGCAAAAGCATTGCAAATTGGTGCTCACCTGGAAGGTCCTTTTATTTCACATGAATTTAAGGGAGCACATGAAGAGGCACTATTAATTAAACCAGATATTAAAGTGATGCAACAATTTATTGATGCTTCAAAAAATAACATTCGGATTGTTACTTATGCTCCTGAATTACAAGATGGATCATTCACTACTTTCCTTCTGAAAAATAAAATTATTCCTTCAATGGGACATTCTGCTGCTAGTTTTGAGCAAGTAACAACCGAAGTTGGGCGGGGTGCTAACCATTTTACTCATCTTCATAATGGAATGAGTCGTTATGAACATCGTAAACCTGGAATGATAAATGCAGGTCTATTCTATGATGAAATTTTGTGTGAACTAATTACGGATGGAATTCATAATCATCCTGATACTATCCGGGAAGCTTACAAAATTAAGGGGGCTGATCACTTATGTATTATTACAGATGCGATGATTGCAAAGGGGTTAGCTGATGGCCCATATAAATTGGGTAATTTGGATGTTATTAAAAAAGGTCAAACTGTGACCTTATTAAATGGAACGTTAGCTGGTGCAGCGGCAACTTATGATTTTAGCGTTCGTAATATGTATAATTTTACTAAATGTTCACTAATTGATTTAATTAAAATGACAAGTATTAATGTCGCAAAGCAATTGGGGATTTATGACCAAACAGGATCAATTCAACCAAATAAATTGGCGGATCTTGTTGTGGTGGATAATGATTTAAATGTCAAAATGACCATTTCCGAAGGTGAAATTGCTTATAATAATCTTTAA
- a CDS encoding DeoR/GlpR family DNA-binding transcription regulator, whose protein sequence is MHKLERKNMLLDFLQAKPFHNMAEINEYVESLGIAYVTVRRDLKELQNEGLVSLSYGGVKTNEKSDNSTIKHFNQLNLNLKAKQQIAKLAQKLINQGDVLYLGAGTTCEEFAKQIKTEVKVITNSWFVYQILLKNSYIIEPILVGGKYREPSGVFIGSFAEKALEIEPFYKTFVSVTNIDYDGNLYNNNEGESHLEAIILAKAKYKYILADSSKFNSIGYEHFCNIKDIDGIITDRVVEINPEYLAKIIN, encoded by the coding sequence ATGCATAAGTTAGAAAGAAAAAATATGTTATTAGATTTTTTACAAGCAAAACCATTTCACAATATGGCGGAAATTAATGAGTATGTTGAATCATTAGGAATCGCATATGTTACTGTCCGTCGAGATTTAAAAGAATTGCAGAATGAAGGTTTAGTTAGTCTATCTTATGGTGGGGTTAAAACTAATGAAAAATCGGATAATAGTACAATTAAACATTTTAATCAATTAAATTTAAATCTTAAAGCTAAACAACAAATTGCTAAACTAGCTCAGAAATTAATTAACCAAGGTGATGTTCTTTATTTGGGAGCTGGAACAACCTGTGAGGAATTTGCTAAACAAATTAAAACTGAAGTTAAGGTGATAACTAATTCTTGATTTGTTTACCAAATTCTCTTAAAAAATTCTTATATTATTGAGCCAATTCTAGTTGGCGGCAAATATCGAGAACCTTCGGGGGTCTTTATTGGTTCGTTTGCAGAAAAAGCATTAGAAATTGAACCATTCTATAAAACATTTGTTTCAGTTACGAATATTGATTATGATGGTAATCTCTATAATAACAATGAGGGTGAGTCACACCTCGAAGCAATTATTTTAGCAAAAGCCAAATATAAATATATTCTTGCTGATAGTTCAAAATTCAATTCAATAGGTTATGAACATTTCTGTAATATTAAAGATATTGATGGAATTATAACTGATCGGGTTGTGGAAATTAACCCAGAGTATTTAGCAAAAATAATTAACTAG
- a CDS encoding spiralin repeat-containing protein has product MKKLLSILGAISLTATGASSVVACHNKSAEPNDNTKINLSEIKIPKMTNSLAITVNDEKNVTSDELNAINFNDTLLEYVTTQINNILKDGNKITKSDFNITNNAKAGNYEQAQPINITINAQAQSKIIMGKTTLTIQIIAIAGRINISVLTFEPKNPVLNIQVKNPASVTQDELDTINKNLTFKGEIWGFIRTQLPEAKRTGFKVNDFILTNNATTGDYQTAKDITVTVQAQPNSKIIEGSFQFSIKIMGIKQAVDISSINKISDNPVGITAIQSGGNFGFIFESDILTSLDSLVLKAVQNLDATLTSYDVSYAITNFETVKAGNTYFHHSGWSDLPYVDLTNGKTVVLNLTLTGHNAAVGTAKVSVAIKSAN; this is encoded by the coding sequence ATGAAAAAACTTTTAAGTATTTTAGGTGCCATTAGTTTAACAGCAACCGGTGCAAGTTCTGTTGTTGCTTGTCATAACAAAAGTGCTGAACCAAATGATAATACCAAAATTAATCTTAGTGAAATTAAAATTCCAAAGATGACCAATTCATTAGCAATTACAGTTAATGATGAAAAAAATGTTACATCAGATGAATTAAATGCTATTAATTTTAATGATACCTTATTAGAATATGTTACAACCCAAATTAATAATATTCTTAAAGATGGTAATAAAATAACAAAATCTGATTTTAATATTACTAATAATGCAAAAGCAGGTAATTATGAACAAGCCCAACCGATTAACATTACCATTAATGCCCAAGCTCAATCTAAAATTATTATGGGGAAAACAACTTTAACAATTCAAATTATTGCGATTGCCGGAAGAATTAATATTTCCGTGTTAACTTTTGAACCCAAAAATCCAGTATTAAATATTCAGGTTAAAAATCCTGCCAGTGTGACACAAGATGAATTAGATACTATTAATAAAAATTTAACATTCAAAGGTGAGATTTGAGGTTTTATTCGCACCCAGCTCCCAGAAGCAAAAAGAACAGGCTTTAAAGTTAATGACTTTATTTTAACCAATAATGCCACAACTGGTGATTATCAAACTGCTAAAGATATTACCGTAACAGTACAGGCTCAGCCTAATTCAAAAATTATTGAAGGTAGTTTTCAATTTAGTATTAAAATAATGGGAATTAAACAAGCAGTTGATATTAGTTCAATTAATAAAATCAGCGATAATCCTGTGGGAATTACGGCAATTCAAAGTGGTGGTAATTTTGGATTTATCTTTGAATCAGATATTCTAACAAGTTTAGATAGTCTTGTTTTAAAAGCTGTGCAAAATCTTGATGCAACCCTAACAAGTTATGATGTTAGTTATGCGATAACTAATTTTGAGACAGTTAAAGCCGGAAATACCTATTTTCACCATTCAGGATGATCAGATCTTCCATATGTTGACTTAACAAATGGGAAAACAGTTGTTTTAAATTTAACATTAACTGGACATAACGCTGCTGTGGGAACGGCCAAAGTTAGTGTCGCAATTAAAAGTGCTAACTAG